The nucleotide sequence AGCTTCGCCTCGATCGCGTCCCAGATCAGACCGGCACTGTTGATGCCCTCGAAGGCGTCGAGCGCGACCAGCCCGGTCGGGGAGGTGACGTTGATTTCGGTCAGCATGCCGCCAATCACGTCGATGCCGACGAACAGCAGGCCGCGCTTCCGCAACTCCGGCCCGAGCGCCGCGCAGATCTCGCGCTCGCGCTCGCTCAATGCTGTCTGGTGGGCGGTGCCACCAGCGGCAAGGTTGGATCGGATCTCGCCCTTGCCGGGAACGCGGTTGATGGCGCCGATCGGCTCTCCATCGACGAGGATGATGCGCTTGTCGCCTTCGGTCACGGCAGGGAGAAAGGCCTGAGCGATGAAGGGTTCCTTCCACGTCTCCGAGAAGAGCTCGGCGAGCGCGCGGAGGTTCGATCCGTCGTGACCGATACGGAACACCGCCGCGCCGGCATTGCCGTGAAGCGGCTTCAGCACGATCTCGCCATGCTTGGCGTGGAAGGCGTGGAGCTCCTCCATGCTGCGCGTGATCAGGGTCGGCGGCATGAAGCGTGCGAAGTCGAGGACGAACAGTTTCTCGGGCGCGCTTCGGACGTTGGCTGGATCGTTGATCACGAGCGTCTTGCCGGCGAGCCGCTCAAGCAGGTGGGCGGCGGTGATGTAGGCGATGTCGAA is from Sphingomonas sp. LHG3406-1 and encodes:
- the gshB gene encoding glutathione synthase — its product is MRLTVAVQMDPLELIGIAGDSTFALMLEAQARGHRLFEYRAEALTYEDGRLRALARPVTVQRVEGDHFHAEEPLVIDLEDEVDVVLMRQDPPFDIAYITAAHLLERLAGKTLVINDPANVRSAPEKLFVLDFARFMPPTLITRSMEELHAFHAKHGEIVLKPLHGNAGAAVFRIGHDGSNLRALAELFSETWKEPFIAQAFLPAVTEGDKRIILVDGEPIGAINRVPGKGEIRSNLAAGGTAHQTALSEREREICAALGPELRKRGLLFVGIDVIGGMLTEINVTSPTGLVALDAFEGINSAGLIWDAIEAKLEADARG